Proteins co-encoded in one Medicago truncatula cultivar Jemalong A17 chromosome 8, MtrunA17r5.0-ANR, whole genome shotgun sequence genomic window:
- the LOC25500454 gene encoding uncharacterized protein, producing the protein MNGTLQIERRFQGQHGYLISLYDAHGECKSSFFPFSGVTEELKAFFNDVSENTLKKDSQPEHCLSFVEGARDVALLEAMLESGSKQGELVHVKKFRDIYQVKMTKSVDQAGRSM; encoded by the exons ATGAATGGAACCCTTCAGATTGAGCGTCGATTCCAAGGACAACATGGTTACCTG ATTTCATTATATGATGCTCATGGAGAATGCAAAAGTTCCTTTTTCCCATTCAGTGGAGTAACTGAAGAGTTAAAAGCTTTTTTCAATGATGTTTCTGAAAACACCCTCAAG AAGGATAGTCAGCCTGAGCATTGCCTCTCTTTTGTCGAGGGTGCGAGAGATGTTGCTCTTTTAGAGGCAATGCTTGAGTCTGGATCAAAGCAGGGCGAGCTTGTTCATGTGAAAAAGTTTCGAG ATATTTACCAAGTGAAGATGACTAAGTCCGTGGATCAAGCAGGGAGATCAATGTGA
- the LOC25500453 gene encoding NDR1/HIN1-like protein 2 yields the protein MTNNTTIHPQAKTTTNGGAATAVKPSFPATKAQIYGATRPTYRPQTHRHRNNRNWCCTICCWLLLILIFVLILLGVAGTVVYFLYHPQRPSFTVTSLKLTSSEFDLTLSTTNPNEKITFSYQPISVSLLAGELDVGDGVIPSFEHGTKNTTMLKALVERKSVKRKSLELKMKMETKVEAKMWVFKTPHVGINVLCDGIDVAGEKVTTADEKCAVDVRFKVWKWTLG from the coding sequence atgacaaacaatACCACCATCCACCCTCAAGCCAAAACCACCACCAACGGTGGTGCAGCCACCGCCGTTAAACCCTCATTCCCGGCGACAAAAGCGCAAATCTACGGCGCCACCCGCCCAACCTACCGTCCACAAACCCACCGTCACCGTAACAACCGTAACTGGTGTTGCACCATTTGTTGCTGGCTTCTTCTCATCCTCATCTTCGTCCTCATCCTCCTCGGCGTCGCTGGCACCGTCGTCTACTTCCTCTACCATCCCCAACGTCCTTCCTTCACCGTCACCTCCCTTAAACTCACCTCCTCTGAATTTGACCTAACTCTTTCCACCACAAACCCTAAcgagaaaataacattttcttaCCAACCCATCTCAGTTTCTCTTCTAGCCGGTGAACTCGACGTTGGTGACGGTGTTATTCCGTCGTTTGAGCATGGAACGAAGAATACTACGATGTTGAAAGCTTTGGTTGAGAGAAAGAGTGTGAAGAGGAAGTCATTggagttgaagatgaagatggagaCTAAGGTGGAGGCTAAGATGTGGGTTTTCAAGACTCCACATGTTGGAATAAATGTGCTTTGTGACGGTATCGATGTCGCCGGCGAGAAAGTGACGACGGCGGATGAGAAGTGTGCGGTGGATGTGAGGTTCAAGGTCTGGAAATGGACTCTTGGATGA